From Streptomyces sp. TLI_053, a single genomic window includes:
- a CDS encoding class I SAM-dependent methyltransferase, giving the protein MSERSFTPAAGRFAPVRLYDPVVALTRERLWRSLVAMHVAPRPQDVVVDVGCGTGSLAVLLNRVEPRATVIGVDPDPEALAVARRKSAAVGAADNAPEWRLGMGDAVAGLVGAGTADTVVSSLVLHQCPVPMKRAVLAAMHETLRPGGKLVIADYGKQRTAAMRLAFRVVQLADGKADTQPNADGVLPRLIAEAGFQDVRESETVATLTGSLSLYVARRP; this is encoded by the coding sequence ATGAGCGAACGCAGTTTCACCCCCGCCGCCGGACGCTTCGCGCCGGTCCGCCTCTACGACCCGGTGGTCGCCCTCACTCGCGAGCGGCTGTGGCGCAGCCTGGTCGCCATGCACGTCGCGCCGCGGCCGCAGGACGTGGTCGTCGACGTCGGCTGCGGCACCGGTTCGCTGGCGGTGCTCCTGAACCGGGTCGAGCCGCGCGCCACCGTGATCGGCGTCGACCCCGACCCGGAGGCCCTGGCCGTGGCGCGGCGCAAGTCCGCCGCCGTCGGCGCGGCGGACAACGCCCCGGAGTGGCGGCTCGGCATGGGTGACGCCGTGGCGGGGCTCGTGGGCGCCGGGACGGCCGACACCGTCGTCTCCAGCCTCGTCCTGCACCAGTGCCCCGTCCCGATGAAGCGCGCGGTACTGGCCGCGATGCACGAGACGCTGCGCCCCGGCGGCAAGTTGGTGATCGCCGACTACGGCAAGCAGCGCACGGCCGCGATGCGGCTGGCGTTCCGGGTCGTGCAACTGGCCGACGGGAAGGCGGACACCCAGCCCAACGCCGACGGCGTCCTGCCCCGGCTGATCGCGGAGGCGGGCTTCCAGGACGTGCGGGAGAGCGAGACCGTCGCGACGCTCACCGGCTCCCTCTCGCTCTACGTGGCGCGCCGGCCCTGA
- a CDS encoding AraC family transcriptional regulator has translation MENGEGTGPRLVVGAGYALYRGPLADSHTHRHAAFQVAFALGAADPVPTVTATDADGVRHCGAALVVAPMVRHRMHPVRQLVTYFIDPHCAFADRLRSPGGRGITVAPQWRGLREEQVRPGGALPSARVDPRLRAALEAAGDDDVPLAGLAARVGLSPQRLRALAQEQLGLPLARWRIWRRLARAADALRAGSTPAEAALLGGFADQAHFGRRMREMTGLTPAAVLPALRPADGREPANGQGRRAT, from the coding sequence ATGGAGAACGGCGAGGGGACGGGGCCCCGGCTGGTCGTCGGGGCGGGGTACGCGCTGTACCGGGGACCGCTCGCGGACAGCCACACCCACCGGCACGCGGCCTTCCAGGTCGCCTTCGCGCTCGGGGCGGCCGACCCCGTGCCCACGGTGACGGCCACCGACGCGGACGGCGTGCGGCACTGCGGCGCCGCACTCGTGGTGGCACCGATGGTCCGCCACCGAATGCACCCGGTAAGGCAGTTGGTGACCTACTTCATCGACCCGCACTGCGCGTTCGCGGACCGGCTGCGGTCCCCCGGCGGCCGGGGCATCACGGTCGCGCCGCAGTGGCGCGGCCTGCGGGAGGAGCAGGTCCGCCCCGGCGGGGCGCTGCCCTCGGCCCGGGTCGACCCCCGGCTGCGCGCGGCGCTGGAGGCCGCCGGCGACGACGACGTCCCACTGGCCGGTCTGGCCGCACGGGTCGGGCTCTCCCCGCAGCGCCTGCGGGCCCTCGCGCAGGAGCAGTTGGGCCTGCCGCTGGCGCGCTGGCGGATCTGGCGACGGCTGGCCCGCGCGGCCGACGCGCTGCGCGCGGGCAGCACCCCGGCCGAGGCCGCGCTCCTCGGCGGCTTCGCGGACCAGGCGCACTTCGGCCGCCGGATGCGGGAGATGACGGGGCTGACGCCCGCCGCGGTGCTCCCGGCCCTGCGCCCTGCGGACGGCCGGGAACCCGCGAACGGTCAGGGCCGGCGCGCCACGTAG
- a CDS encoding restriction endonuclease — MGTAVAVGAAVPVLRWLAAHWWLPVLAAVATAVAVAAATHRRLRAAPEQRSRTARLRLALTGPGGLDRLTPDAFEYAVRDLLERDGCRARKVGGTNDRGVDVLAEDPTGRRWAVQCKHKRDPVGGRPVGVGVLYALAGTYRRSHGAHVAVVVTNGRFSREALKWGAEQGILLVDRPSLASWAGGGDPLREVLSRVPEPRVPQACIPGLRVPGPRVPAPRRGRPR; from the coding sequence GTGGGCACGGCGGTCGCGGTCGGCGCGGCCGTCCCGGTGCTGCGCTGGCTGGCGGCGCACTGGTGGCTGCCCGTCCTCGCGGCCGTCGCGACCGCCGTCGCGGTGGCGGCCGCGACGCACCGGCGGCTCCGCGCGGCGCCCGAACAGCGCTCGCGCACCGCGCGGTTGCGGCTGGCGCTGACCGGCCCGGGCGGCCTCGACCGGCTGACCCCGGACGCCTTCGAGTACGCGGTGCGGGACCTCCTGGAGCGGGACGGCTGCCGCGCGCGCAAGGTCGGCGGGACGAACGACCGGGGCGTGGACGTCCTCGCCGAGGACCCGACGGGCCGCCGCTGGGCGGTGCAGTGCAAGCACAAGCGGGACCCCGTCGGCGGCAGACCGGTGGGCGTCGGCGTCCTGTACGCGCTCGCCGGCACCTACCGGCGCAGCCACGGTGCCCATGTCGCCGTCGTCGTCACGAACGGCCGTTTTTCCCGCGAGGCGCTCAAGTGGGGGGCGGAGCAGGGCATCCTGCTCGTCGACCGACCCTCGCTGGCTAGCTGGGCCGGGGGCGGCGACCCGCTCCGGGAGGTCCTGTCCCGCGTTCCGGAGCCCCGCGTTCCGCAGGCCTGCATCCCGGGGCTCCGCGTCCCCGGGCCCCGCGTACCGGCGCCCCGCCGGGGCCGCCCCCGGTGA
- a CDS encoding EamA family transporter: protein MVLAGTLSVQFGSAVAALLFPRAGALGTVALRVTITAVLLLAVCRPRLRGYGRADWSVAGAYGIALGGMNILFYQAIDRIPLGPAVTLEVLGPLLMSVVATRRAAGVLWAGLAFTGVLLLGRDGFDRLDPAGAGFALGAGAMCAAYILLGSRAGRRFPGLDGLAVAMTVSALMSLPLGVGSAGATLLEPGVLGLGLAVALLSSGLPYTLELLALRRLSAPVFAVLTGLAPAVGALAGFLVLGQELSAAQCLAVVLVVAAGAGAVRAGTPRSPGGRRARPRDPGSVRRG, encoded by the coding sequence ATGGTGCTGGCCGGCACCCTCTCCGTGCAGTTCGGGTCCGCCGTCGCCGCCCTGCTGTTCCCCCGGGCCGGCGCCCTGGGCACCGTGGCGCTGCGGGTGACGATCACGGCCGTGCTGCTGCTCGCCGTCTGCCGGCCCCGGCTGCGCGGGTACGGCCGGGCGGACTGGTCCGTCGCGGGCGCCTACGGCATCGCGCTCGGCGGGATGAACATCCTCTTCTACCAGGCGATCGACCGGATCCCGCTCGGCCCGGCGGTGACCCTGGAGGTCCTCGGACCGCTGCTGATGTCGGTCGTCGCCACCCGGCGGGCGGCCGGCGTGCTGTGGGCCGGGCTGGCGTTCACGGGCGTCCTGCTGCTCGGGCGGGACGGCTTCGACCGGCTCGACCCGGCGGGTGCCGGCTTCGCGCTCGGCGCGGGCGCGATGTGCGCGGCCTACATTCTGCTCGGCTCCCGGGCGGGGCGGCGCTTCCCCGGGCTGGACGGGCTCGCGGTGGCGATGACCGTGTCCGCGCTGATGAGCCTGCCGCTGGGGGTCGGTTCGGCCGGCGCCACCCTGCTGGAACCCGGGGTGCTGGGCCTCGGACTGGCGGTGGCGCTGCTGTCCTCCGGGCTGCCGTACACGCTGGAGCTGCTGGCGCTGCGACGGCTGTCGGCGCCGGTCTTCGCCGTCCTGACCGGGCTGGCCCCGGCGGTCGGGGCACTGGCCGGATTCCTGGTGCTGGGGCAGGAGCTGTCGGCGGCCCAGTGCCTGGCGGTGGTCCTGGTGGTGGCGGCCGGCGCGGGCGCGGTCCGGGCGGGCACCCCGAGGTCACCGGGCGGACGGCGCGCCCGCCCGCGCGACCCCGGTTCGGTCCGGCGCGGGTGA
- a CDS encoding LysR family transcriptional regulator, protein MTIELRHLRAFLAIAEEGTITRAAVRLHTGQPALSRTLRQLEQHLGTRLIDRSTHHLELTVAGRAFRDRAAAALAAVDLALDPRALTVLPLRLGHPWPALGEYTVPLLRRWDREHPDQPLELRRIDDRTAGLARGRADVALLRGEVTAPGLVTELLLEEERVAAVPADSELAGRATLTLADLAARPVALNTVAGTTTLDLWPPGARPPATIEVDNTDEWLTAIAGGRAVGVSTSATPRLHSHPMIAYRPLADAPPVPLFLARRADTPPHPAVPALVRLIRELLSGT, encoded by the coding sequence ATGACCATCGAGCTGCGCCACCTGCGAGCGTTCCTCGCCATCGCCGAGGAAGGCACGATCACCCGCGCCGCGGTCCGTCTGCACACCGGCCAGCCGGCCCTGTCCCGCACCCTGCGCCAGCTGGAGCAGCACCTGGGCACCCGGCTGATCGACCGCTCCACCCACCACCTCGAGCTGACCGTCGCCGGCCGGGCCTTCCGCGACCGGGCCGCGGCCGCCCTCGCCGCCGTCGACCTCGCCCTCGACCCCCGCGCTCTCACCGTCCTCCCGCTGCGCCTCGGCCACCCCTGGCCCGCGCTCGGCGAGTACACCGTGCCCCTGCTGCGCCGCTGGGACCGCGAGCACCCGGACCAGCCGCTCGAACTGCGCCGGATCGACGACCGCACCGCCGGTCTCGCCCGGGGCCGGGCGGACGTCGCCCTGCTGCGGGGCGAGGTCACCGCACCCGGGCTGGTCACCGAACTGCTGCTGGAGGAGGAGCGGGTGGCGGCCGTTCCCGCGGACAGCGAGCTCGCCGGGCGGGCCACCCTCACGCTCGCGGACCTCGCCGCCCGGCCGGTCGCGCTGAACACGGTCGCCGGCACCACCACCCTCGACCTCTGGCCGCCCGGGGCCCGGCCCCCGGCGACGATCGAGGTCGACAACACCGACGAGTGGCTCACCGCGATCGCCGGTGGCCGCGCCGTGGGTGTCTCGACGTCGGCGACCCCCCGGTTGCACAGCCACCCGATGATCGCCTACCGGCCGCTCGCCGACGCCCCGCCGGTACCGCTGTTCCTCGCCCGGCGCGCCGACACCCCGCCGCACCCGGCCGTCCCGGCGCTGGTCCGCCTGATCCGCGAGCTGCTGTCCGGGACCTGA
- a CDS encoding serine hydrolase yields MHRHGAPRRAAAGPGRTTPLLVAGLLLGVPLLGGCTADSSGGDPEAAPTSPASPSSASSLSSTSSASSVSSPSSASAPATAPPRQPPAELTEDQVNAAVARIDGYAQNALAKTGVPGLALAVVYKDKVIHAKGLGVRQLGKPEAVDPDTVFQLASLSKPIASTVVAGVVGQKAVKWDDPVTAHDPGFALADPWVSSHVTIADLFAHRSGLPDHAGDLLEDLGYQRDYILQHLRDHGLAPFRASYAYTNYGLTEAAVAVAKAKGVAWEDLAADVLYKPVGMNSTSSLRSAYDSAANKATPHVRDAAGWRVSATENPDPQAPAGGVSSTVQDLGRWMRLQLADGTFEGRQIVDPAGLNETRLPQIVSNPTTAPAGRSGFYGLGWNVSYDAEGRLRLNHSGAFSLGAATVVTLLPSEQLGIVVLTNGQPSGVPEAVAEEFFDLAQYGHETVDWLGFMGKVVPAAAQSPASPTDYASPPAGAAPAKPDSAYLGTYGNDYFGPMTVGPGDGGGLVMSLGPDSLRFPLQHYDGDVFSFRTRGENAAGLSGVTFAVGADGRAATVVVEQFDHDGLGTFTRNGQ; encoded by the coding sequence ATGCATCGTCACGGCGCACCCCGGCGGGCCGCCGCCGGGCCCGGCCGGACCACGCCCCTGCTGGTGGCCGGTCTGCTGCTGGGTGTTCCGCTGCTCGGCGGGTGCACCGCGGACTCCTCCGGCGGCGACCCCGAAGCCGCGCCCACGAGCCCCGCCTCCCCGTCCTCGGCCTCCTCCCTGTCCTCGACCTCCTCGGCCTCCTCGGTCTCCTCCCCGTCCTCGGCGTCCGCCCCGGCCACCGCTCCGCCGCGGCAGCCCCCGGCCGAGCTGACCGAGGACCAGGTGAACGCCGCCGTGGCCCGGATCGACGGCTACGCGCAGAACGCCCTGGCGAAGACCGGCGTGCCGGGGCTGGCCCTCGCCGTCGTGTACAAGGACAAGGTGATCCACGCCAAGGGCCTGGGCGTCCGTCAGCTCGGCAAGCCGGAGGCGGTGGACCCGGACACGGTGTTCCAGCTCGCCTCGCTCTCCAAGCCGATCGCCTCGACGGTGGTCGCCGGGGTGGTCGGCCAGAAGGCGGTGAAGTGGGACGACCCGGTCACCGCGCACGACCCGGGCTTCGCCCTGGCCGACCCCTGGGTGAGCAGCCACGTGACCATCGCCGATCTGTTCGCCCACCGCAGCGGTCTGCCGGACCACGCCGGCGACCTGCTGGAGGACCTCGGCTACCAGCGCGACTACATCCTGCAGCACCTCCGGGACCACGGGCTGGCGCCGTTCCGGGCGAGCTACGCCTACACCAACTACGGCCTGACCGAAGCCGCCGTGGCCGTCGCCAAGGCCAAGGGCGTGGCCTGGGAGGACCTCGCGGCGGACGTGCTCTACAAGCCGGTCGGGATGAACTCCACCAGCTCCCTGCGCTCCGCCTACGACAGCGCGGCGAACAAGGCGACGCCGCACGTGCGTGACGCCGCCGGCTGGCGGGTCAGTGCCACCGAGAACCCCGACCCGCAGGCCCCGGCGGGCGGGGTGAGCTCCACCGTGCAGGACCTCGGCCGGTGGATGCGGCTGCAGCTCGCCGACGGCACCTTCGAGGGCAGGCAGATCGTCGACCCGGCGGGTCTGAACGAGACCCGGCTGCCGCAGATCGTCTCCAACCCGACCACCGCGCCCGCCGGCCGGAGCGGCTTCTACGGCCTGGGCTGGAACGTCAGCTACGACGCCGAGGGCCGGCTGCGGCTGAACCACTCCGGCGCCTTCTCGCTCGGTGCGGCGACCGTGGTGACCCTGCTGCCGTCCGAGCAGCTGGGGATCGTGGTCCTGACCAACGGCCAGCCCTCCGGCGTGCCCGAGGCGGTGGCCGAGGAGTTCTTCGACCTCGCCCAGTACGGTCACGAGACGGTCGACTGGCTGGGCTTCATGGGCAAGGTGGTGCCCGCCGCCGCCCAGAGCCCGGCCTCGCCCACCGACTACGCCTCCCCGCCGGCCGGAGCGGCCCCGGCGAAGCCGGACAGCGCCTACCTCGGCACGTACGGCAACGACTACTTCGGTCCGATGACGGTGGGTCCCGGGGACGGCGGCGGGCTGGTGATGAGCCTGGGGCCGGACAGTCTGCGCTTCCCGCTCCAGCACTACGACGGCGACGTGTTCAGCTTCCGGACCCGGGGCGAGAACGCCGCGGGCCTGTCCGGGGTGACGTTCGCCGTGGGGGCGGACGGGCGGGCCGCCACCGTGGTCGTCGAGCAGTTCGACCACGACGGGCTCGGCACCTTCACCCGGAACGGCCAGTAG
- a CDS encoding GNAT family N-acetyltransferase — MSAATRPLRPTTHTLRPATREDLPTLLALLADEDRVVDPATVVVTEPYERAFHAIDTDPRNELLVLADTDGAVIGCLQATYIPGLGKGGAERALLEAVRIRADRRGGGLGRVLMTLAIARARSRGCELVQLTSNKQREAAHRFYAGLGFTRSHDGFKLAL, encoded by the coding sequence ATGTCTGCCGCCACCCGCCCCCTGCGCCCCACCACCCACACCCTGCGCCCCGCCACCCGCGAGGACCTGCCCACGCTCCTGGCCCTGCTGGCGGACGAGGACCGGGTGGTGGACCCGGCGACCGTCGTGGTGACCGAGCCGTACGAGCGCGCCTTCCACGCGATCGACACCGACCCGCGCAACGAGCTGCTCGTCCTCGCGGACACGGACGGCGCCGTGATCGGCTGCCTCCAGGCCACCTACATCCCCGGCCTCGGCAAGGGCGGCGCCGAGCGCGCCCTGCTCGAAGCGGTGCGGATCCGCGCGGACCGGCGCGGGGGCGGCCTCGGCCGCGTCCTGATGACGCTCGCGATCGCCAGGGCCCGTTCGCGCGGCTGCGAGCTGGTCCAGCTGACCAGCAACAAGCAGCGCGAGGCCGCGCACCGCTTCTACGCCGGGCTGGGCTTCACCCGCAGCCACGACGGGTTCAAGCTGGCCCTCTGA
- a CDS encoding polysaccharide deacetylase family protein has product MGLTREGYRIAVAGAEDGPSGVDGVGGGAGGGGSDVVDEVYEHCSLERPLARLAELAGQSPDGLAVVLDSANGIMDAPLAALGIPVLRADPPLLTDGRTTARSLAALGRSRRGALTALPPDGWTMAGREDGIAAAEAACAPVERELVEQGMLLAGGGGAAPLVALTFDDGPHPEYTPQVLDVLARYDAPAAFFCIGLHALAHPGVVRRIAAEGHLLGNHSWSHAYLPDLGPIGLREQLGFTADTLARAVGTTRASSWLRPPYGGRSPELLRAVAGMGLTTVLWDVDAKDWSRPGPGIVADRVLRAVGPGSVVLMHDGGGDRSQTVAALPGVITGLRRRGYRIVGLDELLAARPARTF; this is encoded by the coding sequence GTGGGTCTGACGCGTGAGGGTTACCGGATCGCCGTGGCGGGCGCCGAGGACGGGCCGTCCGGCGTGGACGGCGTAGGCGGCGGGGCCGGCGGGGGCGGCTCGGACGTGGTCGACGAGGTGTACGAACACTGCTCCCTGGAACGGCCGTTGGCGCGGCTGGCCGAGCTGGCGGGGCAGTCGCCGGACGGCCTCGCGGTGGTCCTCGACAGCGCCAACGGCATCATGGACGCCCCGCTCGCCGCCCTCGGCATACCCGTACTCCGCGCCGACCCGCCACTGCTGACCGACGGTCGGACCACCGCGCGCTCCCTCGCCGCGCTCGGCCGCTCCCGTCGCGGGGCGCTGACGGCACTGCCCCCGGACGGCTGGACCATGGCCGGCCGCGAGGACGGGATCGCCGCCGCGGAGGCGGCCTGCGCGCCGGTCGAGCGCGAACTCGTCGAGCAGGGAATGCTGTTGGCGGGCGGCGGAGGAGCCGCCCCGCTGGTGGCGCTGACCTTCGACGACGGCCCGCACCCGGAGTACACCCCGCAGGTGCTGGACGTGCTCGCCCGGTACGACGCGCCCGCCGCGTTCTTCTGCATCGGCCTGCACGCCCTGGCCCACCCCGGGGTCGTCCGCCGGATCGCCGCCGAGGGCCACCTCCTGGGCAACCACAGCTGGTCCCACGCCTATCTGCCGGACCTCGGCCCGATCGGGCTCCGCGAGCAGCTCGGCTTCACCGCCGACACCCTGGCCCGCGCCGTCGGGACCACCCGCGCGTCGAGCTGGCTGCGCCCCCCGTACGGCGGCCGAAGCCCCGAACTGCTCCGGGCGGTCGCCGGGATGGGCCTCACCACGGTGCTCTGGGACGTCGACGCCAAGGACTGGTCCAGGCCCGGCCCCGGGATCGTGGCGGACCGGGTGCTGCGCGCCGTCGGTCCGGGCTCGGTGGTGCTGATGCACGACGGCGGTGGCGACCGTTCGCAGACCGTCGCCGCCCTGCCCGGAGTGATCACCGGCCTGCGCCGGCGCGGCTACCGGATCGTCGGCCTCGACGAGCTGCTCGCCGCCCGCCCGGCCCGTACCTTCTGA
- a CDS encoding GPP34 family phosphoprotein produces MRVTLAEEIMLLSLDDESGQAKDRWTVGWIVAGGLLLELALAERVRVDGNRVEVVDTSSTGDALLDDRLEAIAAWAGSARAATVAAWLRKDQLKSIEATLAGLCARGIVTEERHRALGLFPVRRFPEADGTVERELRERLNRVVLEDAEPDLRTAGLIGLLHGARLHRLAFPGEPRKRVEPRMAAVAEGQWAAEAVQDTIRATQVAIMAATAAASAAAAAAAVS; encoded by the coding sequence ATGCGCGTCACGCTGGCCGAAGAGATCATGCTGCTGTCCCTGGACGACGAGAGCGGCCAGGCCAAGGACCGCTGGACGGTCGGCTGGATCGTCGCCGGCGGCCTGCTGCTGGAGCTGGCGCTCGCCGAGCGCGTCCGGGTGGACGGCAACCGGGTGGAGGTGGTCGACACCTCCTCGACCGGCGACGCGCTGCTCGACGACCGGCTGGAGGCGATCGCGGCCTGGGCCGGGAGCGCCAGGGCCGCGACGGTGGCCGCCTGGCTGAGGAAGGACCAGCTGAAGAGCATCGAGGCCACCCTGGCCGGTCTGTGCGCACGCGGCATCGTCACCGAGGAGCGGCACCGGGCGCTCGGGCTCTTCCCGGTCCGCCGCTTCCCCGAGGCGGACGGCACGGTGGAGCGCGAGCTGCGCGAGCGGCTGAACCGGGTCGTGCTGGAGGACGCCGAGCCGGACCTGCGGACCGCCGGGCTGATCGGCCTGCTGCACGGCGCGCGGCTGCACCGGCTGGCCTTCCCCGGCGAGCCGCGCAAGCGGGTGGAACCGAGGATGGCCGCCGTCGCCGAGGGTCAGTGGGCGGCCGAGGCCGTGCAGGACACGATCCGCGCCACCCAGGTCGCGATCATGGCCGCCACCGCGGCGGCGAGCGCCGCTGCCGCGGCCGCGGCGGTCTCCTGA
- a CDS encoding DUF4394 domain-containing protein yields the protein MRMTAVLVATATAAALGLTLAPGATAQSVPEGKVWEKLYAVGLTDDQRLVDFPVVHPDHVHVIGAVFGLNGDTRLVGIDYRVQNHALYGVGDRGGIYTLDDTSGCATKVSQLTVALQGTWFGVDFNPAANRLRIVSDTGQNLRHNIDDPMGTPAAGTTVADGTLTNLPVPPATTGTTALGVTAAAYTNNDLDAATATSLFDLDTSNDRVSLQSPANTGTLAPTGKFGVDAAPDAGFDIYYSTKQGMNYGYAALDVAGTRSLYRVDVLTGRATGLGAFPASSHVTDLALPLDQD from the coding sequence ATGCGCATGACGGCAGTCCTGGTCGCCACGGCGACCGCAGCCGCCCTCGGCCTCACCCTCGCGCCCGGCGCCACCGCGCAGAGCGTCCCGGAAGGGAAGGTCTGGGAGAAGCTCTACGCGGTCGGCCTGACCGACGACCAGCGTCTGGTCGACTTCCCGGTGGTCCACCCCGACCACGTGCACGTCATCGGCGCCGTCTTTGGCCTGAACGGTGACACCCGCCTGGTCGGCATCGACTACCGGGTCCAGAACCACGCCCTGTACGGCGTCGGCGACCGCGGCGGCATCTACACCCTCGACGACACAAGCGGCTGCGCCACCAAGGTCTCCCAGCTGACCGTCGCGCTCCAGGGCACCTGGTTCGGCGTCGACTTCAACCCCGCCGCCAACCGGCTGCGGATCGTCTCCGACACCGGCCAGAACCTGCGGCACAACATCGACGACCCGATGGGCACCCCGGCCGCCGGCACCACCGTCGCCGACGGGACGCTGACCAACCTCCCCGTCCCCCCGGCCACCACCGGCACCACCGCCCTCGGTGTCACCGCCGCCGCCTACACCAACAACGACCTCGACGCGGCCACCGCCACCAGCCTGTTCGACCTCGACACCAGCAACGACCGGGTCTCCCTGCAGTCCCCGGCCAACACCGGCACCCTCGCCCCCACCGGCAAGTTCGGCGTCGATGCCGCGCCCGACGCCGGCTTCGACATCTACTACTCCACCAAGCAGGGCATGAACTACGGCTACGCCGCGCTGGACGTCGCGGGGACCCGGTCGCTGTACCGGGTGGACGTGCTGACCGGTCGGGCCACCGGCCTGGGCGCGTTCCCCGCCTCCTCGCACGTCACCGACCTCGCGCTGCCGCTCGACCAGGACTGA
- a CDS encoding cytochrome P450: MSSSARDAAPPAYVHASLPGAVPLLGHLPALVRDPAALLAGLHRHGDLVDLRLGPNRLVVPCHPELLRQVYADDRTFDKGGPIYGRFREILGNGVATCAHADHRRQRRMLQPEFRPDRIAAYAEVMTREAALLADSWRPGEVVDVFPSCYRFTLRVVTRTLLGTEVPDVLAGRLQRAFETAFAGALRRVVRLPAGPGYRAAVRTLRSTVNELVRDHRAHGTDRTGLLAGLVAARDEDGTALSDAELHDQVVAMLLAGTETTASQLSWTLRLLTARPDVLAALHRELDEVLPDGRAARFADLHRLPYTGRVLTEALRLYPPGWVLLRTCTRTVELGGRTLPRGTQVVLSPYVAHHHSGIFADPARFDPDRWLPERAAALPRWAFAGFANGPRQCLGADFARTEAAIALATLLARRRPVALSGRRRTDDRPVRLTTVLRPHRLRLRVLDRRPTGTPGRPGA, encoded by the coding sequence GTGTCCTCGTCCGCGCGGGATGCCGCGCCCCCCGCCTACGTCCACGCGAGCCTGCCCGGGGCGGTGCCGCTGCTCGGGCACCTGCCCGCGCTGGTGCGCGACCCGGCCGCGCTGCTGGCCGGGCTGCACCGGCACGGCGACCTGGTGGACCTCCGCCTGGGACCGAACCGGCTGGTGGTGCCCTGCCATCCGGAGCTGCTGCGGCAGGTCTACGCCGACGACCGCACCTTCGACAAGGGCGGCCCGATCTACGGGCGCTTCCGGGAGATCCTCGGCAACGGGGTGGCGACCTGCGCCCACGCCGACCACCGCCGCCAACGCCGGATGCTGCAACCGGAGTTCCGGCCCGACCGGATCGCCGCGTACGCGGAGGTGATGACCCGGGAGGCGGCGCTGCTCGCCGACTCCTGGCGGCCCGGCGAGGTGGTGGACGTCTTCCCGTCCTGCTACCGCTTCACCCTGCGGGTGGTGACGCGCACCCTGCTCGGCACCGAGGTGCCGGACGTCCTGGCCGGCCGGCTCCAGCGGGCCTTCGAGACCGCGTTCGCCGGAGCCCTGCGACGGGTGGTCCGGCTGCCCGCCGGCCCCGGCTACCGGGCGGCCGTGCGCACCCTGCGGAGCACCGTCAACGAGCTGGTGCGCGACCACCGGGCGCACGGCACCGACCGCACCGGCCTGCTCGCGGGCCTGGTCGCCGCCCGCGACGAGGACGGCACGGCCCTGTCCGACGCCGAACTGCACGACCAGGTCGTCGCCATGCTGCTCGCCGGCACCGAGACCACCGCCTCCCAGCTCTCCTGGACCCTGCGCCTGCTGACCGCCCGTCCCGACGTCCTCGCCGCCCTGCACCGCGAGCTCGACGAGGTGCTGCCGGACGGCCGGGCCGCCCGGTTCGCCGACCTGCACCGGCTGCCGTACACCGGGCGGGTGCTGACCGAGGCCCTGCGGCTGTACCCGCCGGGCTGGGTCCTGCTGCGCACCTGCACCCGGACCGTCGAACTCGGCGGCCGCACCCTGCCGCGCGGCACCCAGGTGGTGCTCAGCCCCTATGTCGCCCACCACCACTCCGGGATCTTCGCCGACCCGGCCCGCTTCGACCCGGACCGCTGGCTGCCCGAGCGGGCCGCCGCGCTCCCGCGCTGGGCCTTCGCCGGCTTCGCCAACGGCCCCCGCCAGTGCCTGGGCGCGGACTTCGCCCGCACCGAGGCCGCCATCGCGCTGGCCACCCTGCTGGCACGCCGACGCCCCGTCGCGCTGTCCGGCCGCCGACGCACCGACGACCGCCCGGTGCGCCTGACCACCGTCCTGCGGCCGCACCGGCTGCGCCTGCGGGTGCTCGACCGCCGCCCGACGGGCACCCCCGGCCGGCCGGGGGCCTGA
- a CDS encoding type II toxin-antitoxin system PemK/MazF family toxin codes for MTSLRRGDVIVVGRDGMGGMWVVISNDARNAVLDTVVVAQIGTGSDEWPTAVSIGEHQGCAVDGVAGHVLADFVTTIRPGLYDVEVQEKRLDERTMHAVSERLRLALP; via the coding sequence GTGACCTCCCTGCGACGCGGGGACGTGATCGTCGTCGGGCGCGACGGCATGGGCGGGATGTGGGTGGTGATCTCCAACGACGCCCGCAACGCCGTCCTGGACACCGTCGTCGTCGCGCAGATCGGCACCGGCTCCGACGAGTGGCCCACCGCCGTGTCCATCGGTGAGCACCAGGGGTGCGCGGTGGACGGCGTCGCCGGGCACGTGCTGGCCGACTTCGTGACCACGATCCGCCCCGGCCTCTACGACGTCGAGGTGCAGGAGAAGCGGCTCGACGAGCGGACCATGCACGCCGTCAGTGAGCGGCTGCGCCTCGCCCTGCCCTGA